From Natrinema amylolyticum, the proteins below share one genomic window:
- a CDS encoding PAS domain S-box protein encodes MSDDPADRTESMTEPNRNATNGEQSDERSDRRLDIHALSALAADYAIARFGPDGHVSEWNDGARRLTGYDAEGIVGSHYRTFFPPDARDTDRPEQVLERARSDGMAENEGWRVRNDGGRIRVHEVIAPIRGDGEIGVPVDRAGDLTGYVWFVHDRTEVHERERELREEKAFAESVFEAQPDVVYAFDADENHLEWNDRVPAVTGYTDAELAEMAPLEFIAPDHRERIAAAIRRVLEEDEYVTVEADLLTKGGRRIPYEFNSARIIDDDGTVLGFTGIGRDISDRKARERALREEKAFTESVLEAQPDILYAYDTEGNLIEWNDQFQRMTGYESDELVGMHPLRFIAPEDRDHISDAIDRILEEGERVTAEGRILTADGSRIPYEFNSARITDDDGAVLGFTGVGRDVSDRKARERELERLERLNAIVRTIDETVVAAETRDEIETAIVEEFAADDAYRFAVIGRADPDATTEGYSWEPTAWAGIDATAVEGVLSSFVDPPADAPGASPFETRSAQRYRHLGESEIDEWRADARERGYGSVAVVPIVAADRPFGALVVAADEPSAFADRERGVLQEFGGTVGHAINAMAVRRLLYLDTAVELEFESTDRGDVCIDFSREAGCDLAIDHVLPLTDEEFVYYLTVSDIDPEAVREIARDNRSITEFRLIDAGDDESDWEVVVRGSTLTGLLGEYGARLQSQVVRDGVAAVTVHVSPDTNLRELVGAITSTFPDTELVSKRTVDRPVQTHGDFRRTVESMLTEKQRLALEAAYHGGYFEWPTRNSDATEIADRLDIARQTFHQHLRVAQAKLLSAYFGTGE; translated from the coding sequence ATGAGCGACGATCCGGCTGATCGAACGGAATCGATGACCGAACCGAACCGTAACGCGACGAACGGCGAGCAGTCCGACGAGCGGAGCGACCGTCGCCTCGACATCCACGCGCTCAGCGCGCTCGCCGCCGACTACGCGATCGCGCGGTTTGGCCCCGACGGCCACGTTAGCGAGTGGAACGACGGCGCGCGTCGGCTCACGGGATACGACGCGGAGGGGATCGTGGGTTCTCACTACCGGACGTTCTTTCCACCGGACGCGCGTGACACTGACCGGCCGGAACAGGTTCTCGAGCGCGCGCGATCCGACGGGATGGCGGAGAACGAGGGGTGGCGCGTCCGGAACGACGGCGGTCGGATCCGGGTCCACGAGGTGATCGCGCCGATTCGCGGGGATGGCGAGATCGGCGTCCCCGTCGACCGGGCGGGCGATTTGACTGGGTACGTCTGGTTCGTCCACGACCGCACCGAAGTCCACGAGCGCGAGCGGGAACTCCGCGAGGAGAAGGCCTTCGCTGAGAGCGTCTTCGAGGCCCAACCCGACGTCGTCTACGCCTTCGATGCGGACGAGAACCACCTCGAGTGGAACGATCGCGTGCCGGCGGTGACGGGCTACACCGACGCGGAGTTGGCCGAAATGGCGCCTCTCGAGTTCATCGCCCCGGACCACCGAGAGCGAATCGCCGCGGCGATCCGACGGGTCCTCGAGGAGGACGAGTACGTCACCGTCGAAGCGGACCTCCTCACGAAAGGGGGCCGGCGAATCCCCTACGAGTTCAACAGTGCCCGGATCATCGACGACGACGGCACCGTCCTGGGATTCACCGGGATCGGCCGCGATATCAGCGATCGCAAGGCACGCGAGCGAGCGCTCCGCGAGGAGAAGGCGTTCACGGAGAGCGTTCTCGAGGCACAGCCGGACATCCTCTACGCGTACGATACCGAGGGGAACCTGATCGAGTGGAACGACCAGTTCCAGCGCATGACCGGCTACGAATCGGACGAACTCGTCGGCATGCATCCGCTCCGATTCATCGCACCGGAGGACCGGGACCACATCAGCGACGCGATCGATCGCATTCTCGAGGAGGGCGAGCGCGTGACCGCCGAGGGGCGGATCCTCACCGCGGACGGCTCCCGGATTCCCTACGAGTTCAACAGCGCCCGGATCACCGACGACGACGGCGCCGTCCTGGGATTCACCGGCGTCGGCCGCGACGTCAGCGATCGCAAGGCCCGCGAACGCGAACTCGAGCGCCTCGAACGGCTCAACGCGATCGTTCGGACGATCGACGAGACCGTGGTCGCGGCCGAAACTCGCGACGAGATCGAGACGGCGATCGTCGAGGAGTTCGCGGCCGACGACGCGTACCGGTTCGCGGTCATCGGACGGGCGGACCCCGACGCGACGACCGAGGGCTACTCGTGGGAGCCGACGGCCTGGGCGGGGATCGACGCGACCGCAGTCGAGGGCGTGCTCTCGTCGTTCGTCGATCCGCCGGCCGACGCGCCGGGCGCGTCGCCGTTCGAGACGCGGTCGGCCCAGCGGTACCGTCACCTCGGCGAGAGCGAGATCGACGAGTGGCGGGCCGACGCCCGCGAACGGGGCTACGGATCGGTCGCGGTCGTGCCGATCGTCGCGGCCGATCGCCCCTTCGGCGCACTCGTCGTGGCCGCCGACGAGCCGTCGGCGTTCGCCGACCGGGAACGGGGGGTCCTCCAAGAGTTCGGCGGCACGGTCGGCCACGCGATCAACGCGATGGCGGTTCGGCGACTCCTCTACCTGGACACCGCCGTCGAACTCGAGTTCGAATCGACCGACCGGGGGGACGTCTGCATCGACTTCTCGCGCGAAGCCGGCTGCGACCTCGCGATCGATCACGTGCTGCCGTTGACCGACGAGGAGTTCGTCTACTATCTCACTGTCTCCGATATCGATCCGGAGGCCGTCCGAGAGATCGCGCGGGACAATCGCTCGATCACGGAGTTCCGCCTTATCGACGCCGGCGACGACGAGAGCGACTGGGAAGTCGTCGTTCGCGGCTCGACGCTCACCGGACTGCTCGGGGAGTACGGCGCGCGGCTCCAGTCACAGGTCGTTCGCGACGGCGTCGCAGCGGTGACGGTCCACGTGAGTCCCGACACGAACCTGCGCGAACTCGTCGGGGCGATTACGTCGACGTTCCCCGACACCGAACTCGTCTCGAAGCGGACCGTCGATCGACCGGTCCAGACGCACGGCGACTTCCGACGAACCGTCGAATCGATGCTGACCGAGAAACAGCGCCTGGCCCTCGAAGCGGCCTACCACGGCGGTTATTTCGAGTGGCCGACGCGGAACAGCGACGCGACCGAAATTGCCGATCGGCTCGATATCGCCCGGCAGACGTTCCACCAGCACCTCCGAGTGGCGCAAGCGAAGCTGCTCTCGGCGTATTTCGGGACAGGGGAATAA
- a CDS encoding D-aminoacyl-tRNA deacylase, whose translation MTTLAIVESRADRASEHICDRLRERADWTERTDDARSAADGGGTYYRTEGAELRSFDDLHIELERPADAFDCDPDLLVFASRHSGDTGALLTGHFTGNFGPAEFGGEPDALAEAAPNALARLLAAFDEYAPDGYEIGMEGTHHGPTDVGRPSLFAELGSGDEQWDDPAGADAVARAILDLRNTDPHRDRQVVGFGGNHYAPRFERIVRNTSWAVGHVAPDWALEAMDHPTAHRDVIARAFDASDADIALLDGEWPVLEETLEEMDCRVVTETWLREVDDRPLEAVDAVESDLGAVDDGVRFGERLAESFTVVDFPADLVRTAQGIDPDRVRTIVEENTAAFTTENGGSRVGSRAAIPDIGDERAADASEPRRTIVEELAAVLEAKYDAVRVEDDAVVAEETAFDPALARQVGVPEGPKFGALADGDPVTVDGETVSPERVRTERTRRFPL comes from the coding sequence ATGACCACGCTCGCGATCGTCGAGAGTCGCGCCGACCGCGCCTCGGAGCACATCTGCGACCGGCTCCGCGAGCGCGCGGACTGGACGGAACGGACCGACGACGCCCGCTCGGCCGCCGACGGCGGTGGCACCTACTATCGGACCGAGGGGGCCGAACTGCGCTCGTTCGACGATCTGCACATCGAACTCGAGCGGCCCGCCGACGCGTTCGACTGCGACCCCGATCTGCTCGTCTTCGCCTCGCGACACTCGGGCGACACCGGCGCGCTGCTGACGGGTCACTTCACGGGGAACTTCGGTCCGGCCGAGTTCGGCGGCGAGCCGGACGCGCTGGCCGAGGCCGCCCCGAACGCTCTGGCCCGCCTGCTCGCGGCCTTCGATGAGTACGCGCCCGACGGGTACGAGATCGGCATGGAGGGGACCCACCACGGCCCGACCGATGTCGGCCGTCCGTCGCTCTTCGCCGAACTCGGCAGCGGCGACGAACAGTGGGACGACCCCGCCGGTGCCGACGCCGTCGCGCGCGCCATCCTCGACCTGCGGAACACCGATCCGCACCGCGACAGACAGGTCGTCGGCTTCGGCGGCAACCACTACGCGCCGCGATTCGAGCGGATCGTCCGCAACACGTCGTGGGCGGTCGGCCACGTCGCCCCCGACTGGGCGCTCGAGGCGATGGACCACCCGACGGCGCATCGCGACGTCATAGCGCGGGCGTTCGACGCCAGCGACGCCGATATCGCGCTGCTCGACGGCGAGTGGCCGGTCCTCGAGGAGACCCTCGAAGAGATGGACTGTCGGGTCGTCACCGAGACCTGGCTACGCGAGGTCGACGACCGGCCGCTCGAGGCCGTCGACGCGGTCGAGTCCGACCTCGGAGCCGTCGACGACGGCGTCCGGTTCGGCGAGCGGCTCGCAGAATCGTTCACCGTCGTCGACTTCCCGGCGGATCTCGTGCGTACCGCACAGGGAATCGATCCCGACCGCGTCCGGACGATCGTCGAGGAGAATACCGCGGCGTTCACGACCGAAAACGGCGGCAGCCGCGTCGGTTCGCGGGCGGCGATCCCCGATATCGGAGACGAGAGAGCGGCCGACGCGAGCGAGCCGCGACGGACGATCGTCGAGGAACTGGCCGCCGTGCTCGAGGCGAAGTACGACGCGGTGCGGGTCGAAGACGACGCCGTCGTCGCCGAAGAGACGGCCTTCGATCCCGCGCTGGCGCGGCAGGTCGGCGTGCCGGAGGGGCCGAAGTTCGGCGCGCTCGCCGACGGCGACCCGGTCACCGTCGACGGGGAAACGGTCAGTCCCGAGAGGGTTCGGACCGAGCGGACGCGCCGGTTTCCGCTCTGA
- the ftsZ gene encoding cell division protein FtsZ: protein MDSLIDDAIDEAENGEAAVPDDGAPRDEQPSGGDGSDGRTTGTMTDDELEDVLQDLQTDITVVGCGGAGGNTVNRMHEEGIHGAKLVAANTDVQHLVEIEADTKILMGEEKTGGRGAGSLPQVGEEAALESQQDIYDAIDGSDMVFVTAGLGGGTGTGSAPVVAKAAREAGALTISIVTTPFTAEGEVRRTNAEAGLERLRDVSDTVIVVPNDRLLDSVGKLPVRQAFKVSDEVLMRSVKGITELITKPGLVNLDFADVRTVMERGGVAMIGLGEADSEAKAEDSVKTALRSPLLDVDISGASSALVNVTGGNDMAIEEAEGVVEEIYDRIDPDARIIWGTSIDESLEGSMRTMIVVTGVESPQIYGRPDGEEPVQPEAPAQGEDIDFVE, encoded by the coding sequence ATGGACTCTCTAATCGACGACGCAATCGACGAGGCCGAAAACGGGGAGGCCGCGGTCCCCGACGACGGCGCGCCACGGGACGAACAGCCGTCCGGCGGCGACGGGTCGGACGGCCGAACGACCGGGACGATGACCGACGACGAACTCGAGGACGTTCTGCAAGACCTCCAGACCGACATCACGGTCGTCGGCTGCGGCGGTGCCGGCGGGAACACGGTCAACCGCATGCACGAGGAGGGCATCCACGGCGCGAAACTCGTCGCCGCCAACACCGACGTCCAGCACCTCGTAGAGATCGAGGCCGACACCAAGATCCTCATGGGCGAGGAGAAGACCGGCGGCCGCGGAGCCGGTTCGCTCCCGCAAGTGGGTGAGGAAGCCGCCCTCGAGAGCCAGCAGGACATCTACGACGCCATCGACGGCTCCGACATGGTCTTCGTCACGGCCGGCCTCGGCGGCGGGACCGGGACCGGTTCCGCGCCCGTCGTCGCCAAGGCCGCCCGCGAGGCCGGCGCGCTCACGATCTCGATCGTCACGACGCCCTTTACCGCGGAGGGCGAGGTCCGCCGGACGAACGCCGAAGCCGGCCTCGAGCGCCTGCGCGACGTGTCCGACACCGTGATCGTCGTTCCCAACGACCGCCTCCTCGACTCCGTCGGGAAGCTACCCGTCCGGCAGGCGTTCAAAGTCTCCGACGAAGTGCTGATGCGCTCCGTCAAGGGCATCACGGAACTCATCACGAAACCCGGCCTCGTCAACCTGGACTTCGCCGACGTTCGCACCGTCATGGAGCGCGGTGGCGTCGCCATGATCGGCCTCGGCGAAGCCGACTCCGAAGCCAAGGCGGAGGACTCGGTCAAGACCGCCCTGCGCTCGCCGCTGTTGGACGTCGACATCTCCGGTGCGAGCTCCGCCCTCGTCAACGTCACCGGCGGCAACGACATGGCCATCGAGGAGGCCGAAGGCGTCGTCGAGGAGATCTACGACCGCATCGACCCCGACGCCCGCATCATCTGGGGGACCTCGATCGACGAGAGCCTCGAGGGCAGCATGCGGACGATGATCGTCGTGACGGGCGTCGAATCGCCCCAGATCTACGGTCGACCGGACGGCGAGGAACCGGTCCAGCCCGAGGCCCCCGCGCAGGGCGAGGACATCGACTTCGTCGAGTAA
- a CDS encoding rubrerythrin family protein, with the protein MDAAEFRESIEESMSVELDRLGSSKLLVALTDADLTEERVLRTAAESERAATETLETWADDEEHEDARRAFREYREQERDHYDRITAMLVDDEFDAGDAGPMHAELRSLETTTARLGGLVGRALVADRTHLQLISFFVNEGDEERADRFRELRSETAAQGDRAAELLADVCEESDDWERARTVAEDVIDIAYDAYADSLDELGLDPKPIC; encoded by the coding sequence ATGGACGCTGCCGAATTTCGGGAGTCGATCGAGGAGTCGATGAGCGTCGAACTCGATCGCCTCGGCTCGTCGAAACTCCTCGTCGCGCTCACCGACGCCGACCTGACGGAGGAACGGGTCCTCCGGACCGCCGCGGAGAGCGAGCGGGCCGCGACGGAGACCCTCGAGACGTGGGCCGACGACGAGGAGCACGAGGACGCGCGACGGGCCTTTCGCGAGTATCGCGAGCAGGAGCGCGACCACTACGATCGGATCACCGCCATGCTCGTGGACGACGAGTTCGACGCCGGGGACGCCGGACCGATGCACGCGGAGCTCCGCTCGCTCGAGACGACGACGGCTCGGCTGGGCGGGCTCGTCGGGCGAGCGCTGGTCGCCGATCGGACCCATCTGCAGCTGATCAGTTTCTTCGTCAACGAGGGCGACGAGGAGCGCGCCGACCGCTTCCGGGAGTTACGGAGCGAGACGGCCGCGCAGGGCGACCGAGCGGCCGAGTTGCTCGCGGACGTCTGCGAGGAGAGCGACGACTGGGAGCGCGCGCGGACGGTCGCCGAGGACGTGATCGACATTGCCTACGACGCGTACGCCGATTCACTGGACGAGCTCGGTCTCGATCCGAAGCCGATCTGTTGA
- a CDS encoding MBL fold metallo-hydrolase, with product MTDRSDADDSADETPSIAPEALAERLRAGDPLTVLDVRDRDEFERWHLTGEGVEAVQIPHMKFIQAQATGDVADLAADLEEPILVVCGRGEASAHAVDLLRDAGVDAANLAGGMDAWADLYVARELEVDAPATVVQYDRPSSGCLAYTIYSGGEAAVIDPLRAFTDRYVDDAAERDAEIRYVVDTHVHADHVSGVRTLAERTDAAAVVPEGATDRGLAFDAMTVGDAAERSSANPASQAQQDAAKLRIGDATLTVLATPGHTTESISLRLEGGDAETLFTGDTLFLEGVGRPDLERGDDGATAAAEQLYETLRDRILELPGETTIAPGHYSDAADPGENGTYAARLETLRDRLAALSMDEDEFLAHATSDLPPRPSNHERIVAANLGLETVDEETAFELELGPNNCAVAD from the coding sequence ATGACCGACCGGAGCGACGCCGACGACTCAGCCGACGAGACCCCTTCGATCGCTCCCGAGGCGCTGGCCGAGCGACTGCGGGCCGGCGATCCGCTGACCGTCCTCGACGTCCGCGACCGCGACGAGTTCGAACGCTGGCATCTCACGGGCGAGGGCGTCGAGGCCGTCCAGATCCCGCATATGAAGTTCATCCAAGCACAGGCGACCGGCGACGTGGCCGACCTCGCGGCCGACCTCGAGGAACCGATCCTCGTGGTCTGTGGCCGCGGCGAAGCGAGCGCCCACGCCGTCGACCTCCTCCGGGATGCGGGCGTCGACGCGGCCAACCTCGCCGGCGGGATGGACGCCTGGGCCGACCTGTACGTCGCCCGCGAACTCGAGGTCGACGCGCCCGCGACGGTCGTCCAGTACGACCGCCCTTCGAGTGGCTGTCTCGCCTACACGATCTACAGCGGCGGCGAGGCGGCGGTGATCGACCCGCTGCGGGCGTTCACCGACCGGTACGTCGACGATGCCGCCGAGCGGGACGCGGAAATCAGATACGTCGTCGATACCCACGTCCACGCTGACCACGTCAGCGGCGTCCGCACGCTCGCAGAGCGGACCGACGCGGCGGCGGTCGTCCCCGAGGGCGCGACGGATCGCGGCCTCGCGTTCGACGCGATGACCGTCGGAGACGCCGCGGAACGCAGTTCCGCGAACCCTGCTTCGCAAGCGCAACAGGACGCCGCGAAACTACGAATCGGTGACGCGACGCTGACCGTTCTGGCGACGCCGGGCCACACGACCGAATCGATCTCGCTCCGTCTCGAGGGCGGCGACGCCGAGACCCTGTTCACCGGCGATACGCTCTTTCTCGAGGGGGTCGGCCGGCCGGACCTGGAACGCGGCGATGACGGCGCGACGGCCGCCGCCGAGCAGTTGTACGAGACGCTTCGGGACCGCATCCTCGAGCTGCCGGGCGAGACGACGATCGCGCCGGGCCACTACAGCGACGCCGCCGACCCGGGCGAAAACGGGACCTACGCCGCCCGACTCGAGACCCTGCGCGACCGGCTCGCGGCGCTCTCGATGGATGAAGACGAGTTCCTCGCCCACGCGACGAGCGACCTCCCGCCGCGGCCGTCAAACCACGAGCGCATCGTGGCGGCGAATCTCGGGCTCGAGACGGTTGACGAAGAAACGGCGTTCGAACTCGAACTCGGGCCGAACAACTGCGCGGTCGCCGACTGA
- a CDS encoding 2Fe-2S iron-sulfur cluster-binding protein, whose protein sequence is MTEYTIEFVGTGETITCTDKETILSRCLEAGIAQEYSCRVGMCLACSAEIVEGEVTQPAARGLTDEEAENYALTCMARPQSDLKLDRGKYPPSIEGDLEADGADEGAVADD, encoded by the coding sequence ATGACTGAGTACACCATCGAGTTCGTCGGGACGGGTGAGACGATCACCTGTACCGACAAGGAGACGATCCTGAGTCGGTGCCTCGAGGCGGGCATCGCACAGGAGTACTCCTGCCGGGTGGGGATGTGTCTGGCCTGTTCGGCCGAGATCGTCGAGGGAGAAGTCACCCAGCCCGCCGCCCGCGGACTCACCGACGAGGAGGCCGAGAACTACGCGCTGACGTGTATGGCGCGCCCGCAGTCGGACCTGAAACTCGACCGCGGGAAGTACCCGCCGAGCATTGAGGGCGACCTCGAGGCCGACGGCGCGGACGAGGGTGCGGTCGCCGACGACTGA
- a CDS encoding geranylgeranyl reductase family protein gives MSTQEQSAAAATTRSPDAVVVGAGTAGCYAAATIAREGYDVVVLERKDEAEAGHIACGDALKGADAFPEAIPKSKLEPAFTNTGVDHGRFEIPQEDTVLEIPVPGELAVIDRWEYGRRIIDGAGDTGVDFHYDTVVKNVVQNDDGRVTGVEAIRKGDPITYEADIVIDAAGSLSVLQDNVDFSDSTFDTNVDYSHFCSAYREIVHVEEPVEWDDALVFKPTERAAGYLWYFPRTDTEINAGLGFQMTEEPMQLVDDLKRDLENRPEFDGAEVEDKLGAALPTRRPYDSAVHPGYMAIGDAAGHVNPTTGGGIAGAAYGGKYAAERAIEALETGDYSEETFWEYNEKVMDHFGARYAALDVYNILSTAVDVDDLMGLLAAMPGDKLAEALYSGSTDIGLKLKLEALVKSRGHWDTIWNLYKTKRRADELLSHYENYPTSPEGLAGWQDRRDELMEKVYETTGAEPKY, from the coding sequence ATGAGTACGCAGGAGCAGTCGGCCGCCGCCGCGACGACGCGGTCGCCGGACGCGGTCGTCGTCGGGGCCGGAACGGCAGGGTGCTACGCCGCAGCGACCATCGCACGGGAGGGGTACGACGTCGTCGTCCTCGAGCGAAAGGACGAGGCGGAAGCGGGCCACATCGCCTGTGGCGACGCCCTGAAGGGCGCCGACGCCTTCCCCGAGGCGATCCCGAAGTCGAAACTCGAGCCCGCCTTCACGAACACGGGCGTCGATCACGGCCGCTTCGAGATTCCCCAGGAGGACACGGTCCTCGAGATTCCAGTGCCGGGCGAACTCGCCGTCATCGACCGCTGGGAGTACGGCCGGCGGATCATCGACGGCGCGGGCGACACCGGCGTCGACTTCCACTACGACACGGTCGTCAAAAACGTCGTCCAGAACGACGACGGTCGCGTCACGGGCGTCGAGGCGATCCGGAAGGGCGACCCGATCACGTACGAGGCCGACATCGTCATCGACGCCGCGGGCTCGCTGTCGGTGCTGCAGGACAACGTCGACTTCTCCGACTCCACGTTCGACACCAACGTCGACTACAGCCACTTCTGCTCGGCCTATCGCGAGATCGTCCACGTCGAGGAGCCCGTCGAGTGGGACGACGCGCTCGTCTTCAAGCCGACCGAGCGCGCGGCGGGCTACCTCTGGTACTTCCCGCGCACCGACACCGAGATCAACGCCGGCCTCGGCTTCCAGATGACCGAGGAGCCGATGCAGCTGGTCGACGACCTCAAACGCGACCTCGAGAACCGCCCCGAGTTCGACGGTGCCGAGGTCGAGGACAAACTCGGCGCTGCGCTCCCGACGCGGCGACCCTACGACTCCGCGGTCCACCCGGGCTACATGGCCATCGGCGACGCCGCGGGCCACGTCAACCCCACCACGGGCGGCGGCATCGCCGGGGCCGCCTACGGCGGCAAGTACGCCGCCGAGCGGGCCATCGAAGCCCTCGAGACCGGCGACTACAGCGAGGAGACCTTCTGGGAGTACAACGAGAAGGTGATGGACCACTTCGGCGCGCGCTACGCCGCCCTCGACGTCTACAACATCCTCTCGACGGCCGTCGACGTCGACGACCTGATGGGGCTGCTCGCCGCGATGCCCGGCGACAAGCTCGCCGAAGCGCTCTACTCCGGCAGTACGGACATCGGGCTCAAACTCAAACTCGAGGCGCTGGTCAAGAGCCGCGGGCACTGGGACACGATCTGGAACCTCTACAAGACCAAGCGCCGCGCCGACGAACTCCTCTCGCACTACGAGAACTACCCGACCAGTCCCGAGGGGCTGGCGGGCTGGCAGGACCGCCGCGACGAACTGATGGAGAAGGTCTACGAGACGACGGGCGCGGAGCCGAAGTACTAG
- a CDS encoding DUF4397 domain-containing protein, with translation MVQNHTRRRALAAIGTASGIALAGCMGGGGDEDEEMSDDSGNGMSDGGADDGGMEGDETDDDMAESMANVRVAHLSPDAPNVDVYVGGDPVLEDVPYRDVSDYLELEPDTYEVMITAAGDADTVVFDEELEIPEGEFTIAALGELSEENQPFEPAVLEDDVSDPGDDARVRLVHASPDAPAVDVTVGDGETVLFEGAEFGDAATTEVPGDEYALEVRPATENYDGDIVGTFDVAPEGGSVYTAFAVGYLEPGSAPADEAFDLEVVMDN, from the coding sequence ATGGTACAGAACCACACACGACGACGTGCACTCGCAGCGATCGGCACCGCAAGCGGTATCGCACTCGCCGGCTGCATGGGTGGCGGCGGCGACGAAGACGAGGAAATGAGCGACGATTCCGGCAACGGGATGAGCGACGGCGGAGCGGACGACGGCGGCATGGAAGGCGACGAAACGGACGACGACATGGCGGAATCAATGGCGAACGTCCGCGTCGCTCACCTCTCGCCCGACGCGCCGAACGTCGACGTCTACGTCGGCGGCGACCCCGTCCTCGAGGACGTTCCCTACCGAGACGTCAGCGACTACCTCGAGCTCGAGCCGGACACCTACGAGGTGATGATCACGGCCGCCGGCGACGCCGATACAGTCGTCTTCGACGAAGAGCTCGAGATCCCGGAAGGTGAGTTCACCATCGCCGCGCTGGGCGAACTGAGCGAGGAGAACCAGCCCTTCGAACCGGCGGTCCTCGAGGACGACGTCAGCGATCCCGGCGACGACGCGCGGGTGCGACTGGTCCACGCCTCACCGGACGCCCCCGCTGTCGACGTGACGGTCGGGGACGGTGAGACGGTGCTGTTCGAGGGCGCGGAGTTCGGCGACGCGGCGACGACCGAGGTCCCGGGCGACGAGTACGCGCTCGAGGTTCGACCGGCGACCGAGAATTACGACGGCGATATCGTCGGCACCTTCGACGTCGCGCCCGAGGGCGGGAGCGTTTACACGGCCTTCGCCGTCGGCTACCTCGAGCCCGGCTCGGCCCCCGCCGACGAGGCCTTCGACCTCGAGGTCGTGATGGACAACTGA
- a CDS encoding amidohydrolase yields the protein MTADDLVSLRRDLHRRPEPAWREFYTTARIVDELESRLGDDLAALHVGPDAVAGDHRMAVPDDAELTHWYERARDAGVDEDVLERLEGGYTGAVAVLERGEGPTVGLRVDIDGLPRRESDDPEHRPAATGFRSEHEGAMHACGHDAHATIGIGALEAVAESDFRGTLKVFFQPAEEVVGGGKSMAESEHIRDIDALLAVHIGLDHPTGEIVAGIDGFLAVSHLEAEFTGESAHAGGHPEQGRNAVQAMATAVQNLYGIPRHSEGKTRVNAGVVEGGSAANVIPDEARILAEVRGETTELMEYMKGRTRQVVRSAAQMHDCEVSFETGAEAPSATSDQELVSIVTDVAGDAAGVDRVLERDELGGSEDATFLMRAVQENGGHACYVGVGTDHPGGHHTATFDVDEDSIQHGIDVLAGAIERISRERP from the coding sequence ATGACCGCGGACGACCTCGTCTCGCTGCGTCGAGACCTCCACCGGAGACCCGAACCCGCCTGGCGCGAATTCTATACGACCGCACGGATCGTCGACGAACTCGAGTCTCGACTCGGCGACGACCTCGCTGCCCTCCACGTCGGCCCCGATGCCGTCGCGGGCGACCACCGGATGGCGGTCCCCGACGATGCCGAACTGACCCATTGGTACGAGCGGGCCCGAGACGCGGGCGTCGACGAGGACGTCCTCGAGCGACTCGAGGGCGGGTACACGGGCGCGGTCGCCGTCCTCGAGCGCGGCGAGGGACCGACCGTCGGGCTGCGGGTCGACATCGACGGCCTCCCGCGCCGGGAGTCCGACGATCCGGAGCATCGGCCCGCCGCAACGGGCTTTCGCTCCGAGCACGAGGGCGCGATGCACGCCTGCGGCCACGACGCCCACGCGACGATCGGAATCGGCGCACTCGAGGCCGTCGCGGAGAGCGACTTCCGGGGCACGCTGAAGGTGTTCTTCCAGCCCGCCGAGGAGGTCGTCGGCGGCGGCAAGTCGATGGCCGAGAGCGAGCACATCCGGGATATCGACGCCCTGCTCGCGGTCCACATCGGACTCGACCATCCGACCGGTGAGATCGTCGCGGGGATCGACGGCTTTCTGGCAGTGAGTCACCTCGAGGCCGAGTTCACGGGCGAGTCGGCCCACGCGGGCGGTCACCCCGAACAGGGCCGTAACGCCGTCCAGGCGATGGCGACGGCCGTTCAGAACCTCTATGGGATTCCGCGACACAGCGAGGGGAAGACCCGCGTCAACGCGGGCGTCGTCGAGGGCGGGAGCGCCGCCAACGTCATCCCGGACGAGGCCCGGATCCTCGCCGAGGTCCGCGGCGAGACGACCGAGCTGATGGAGTACATGAAGGGGCGAACCCGGCAAGTAGTCCGGAGCGCCGCGCAAATGCACGACTGCGAGGTCTCGTTCGAGACCGGCGCGGAGGCCCCGAGCGCGACGAGCGATCAAGAACTCGTTTCGATCGTCACCGACGTCGCGGGCGACGCGGCGGGCGTCGATCGCGTCCTCGAGCGCGACGAACTCGGCGGCAGCGAGGACGCGACGTTCCTGATGCGGGCAGTGCAGGAAAACGGCGGACACGCCTGCTACGTCGGCGTCGGAACCGACCACCCAGGCGGCCACCACACCGCGACGTTCGACGTCGACGAAGACAGCATCCAGCACGGCATCGACGTGCTGGCGGGGGCGATCGAGCGGATCAGCCGCGAACGACCCTGA